One Eubacterium sp. AB3007 genomic window, CACTTCAGCATACCGATGTCCAGATGGTTGGTAGGCTCATCCAGGAGCAGCATGTCCGGGTGCTCCATGAGCAGGCAGGCCAGGGCGAGCCGGGTGCGCTCCCCGCCGGACAATGTAGAGATCTTCTTGTCATAGTACTCCGGCCCAAAGGCCATACTGGTGAGAATGCCGTTCATCTCGCTCTTGTAGGTGAAACCGCCCTCGTCCCGGTACCGGTCCTGCAGCACGCCCAGACGCTCCAGGGCACGGGTGTAGTCCGCCGATGCGGCCTTCTCTGACGGGCCCGCCGTTACGCCGGCCGTGCCCTCCGCCAGTGCGGCCACCTCATCGGACAGCCTCCGGATCTCGTCCTCCATCTCATGGAAGTGTCCATAGATCCGCTCCACCTCTGAAGCCAGTGTGCTGTCCTCCCGGAAGTCATCCTTCTGACGAAGATACCCCACGGTCAGGTCTCTGGACACGAAAAACTCCCCGCCATCCGCCGTATCGTTTCCGGTGAGGATGTTCAGCAGGGTGGTCTTGCCGGCGCCATTGGCCCCTACGATCCCAATGCGATCCCCCTCGTTGATATGGAAGGAGACTCTGTCCAGGATCACATCTGTGCCGTAAGATTTGGTTAATTCTGTTGCTGATAATACGATCATAGTCTTTCTTTCAAATGGAAAGCGCCCGGGAGATTCCGGAGTCCAGAGGAGTGCAGGTCGGCTGGACTCCGGGGCCCCCGCGCAGCGGGGGCGCCGGGCGCGCTTTACTTACAATGGTAAATTCGCATAGGCGTCCAGATGGAGGTCATCGGCGCCTTCCTGTTGGTATTTGTAGTATGCTGCGGAAGCGATCATTGCCCCGTTGTCGGTGCAGAGGATGGGCGCAGGCGTGTACAACGCGATGCCGCGCGAGAGGCAGGCTTCGTCCAGGGCGGTGCGGAGCGCGCTATTGGCGCCCACCCCGCCTGCCACCACTAGCCGGTCTGCTCCGGTGCGTTCAGCAGCCAGCATGGCTTTGTGCACCAGCACGTCGATGATGGACTGCTGGAACCCGGCGCAGATGTCGGGAATGTTCAGCTCTCTGCCCGCCATTTTCTCCCGGTTGATGTAGTTCAGTGCCTGGGTCTTCAGGCCGCTGAAGCTGAAATCCAGGCTGCCCTCCTCCAGCATGACCCGCTTGAAGTGCACGGCCTCGGGATCTCCTTCCCGGGCGGTGCGATCCACCTTGGGTCCGCCGGGATAGCCCAGGCCGATGACGCGGGCGACTTTGTCGTACGCTTCCCCCACTGCATCGTCCCGGGTGCCGCCCAGCACTTCGCAGCGGTTGTAGTCGGTAACCTGAACCAGATTGGTGTGCCCGCCGGACACGATCAGTGCCAGGAAGGGTGGTTCCAGGTCGGGATACTGCAGGTAGTTGGCGCTCACATGGCCGTGCATGTGGTTGACGCCCACCAGCGGGATCCCTGTGGCAAAGGAGAGCGCCTTGGCGGTAGCTACCCCGATGACCACGGCGCCGATGAGGCCCGGCCCGTTGGTGACACCGATGAGGTCGACGTCCCGGAGGGACAGGTCGCCGGCCTCCGCCAGTGCCTGCTCCAGTACCTCGTTGATGTTCTCCAGGTGGTGCCGCGAAGCGATCTCCGGCACCACGCCGCCAAATTTCGTATGTATATCGATCTGCGAAGAGATGACGTTGGACAGGATCTCCCGCCCGTCCGCCACCACGGCGATGGCCGTCTCGTCGCAGCTGGATTCTATGCCTAATGTAATGAACTTTCCGTCTTTCATTGCTGTGTCCTTCTTCTGTTGTCGCCTGCTGTTGATCCGGAGGTCTGGATGCGTCGGAATTGGTGCGTAGAGTTGGCAGATGGATATGGTATGTGGCGGTGGCGGGTATGGCTTATGGATATTTGCCGGAGTTTTTGGCGGAAATATCCACAACAC contains:
- the tsaD gene encoding tRNA (adenosine(37)-N6)-threonylcarbamoyltransferase complex transferase subunit TsaD; the protein is MKDGKFITLGIESSCDETAIAVVADGREILSNVISSQIDIHTKFGGVVPEIASRHHLENINEVLEQALAEAGDLSLRDVDLIGVTNGPGLIGAVVIGVATAKALSFATGIPLVGVNHMHGHVSANYLQYPDLEPPFLALIVSGGHTNLVQVTDYNRCEVLGGTRDDAVGEAYDKVARVIGLGYPGGPKVDRTAREGDPEAVHFKRVMLEEGSLDFSFSGLKTQALNYINREKMAGRELNIPDICAGFQQSIIDVLVHKAMLAAERTGADRLVVAGGVGANSALRTALDEACLSRGIALYTPAPILCTDNGAMIASAAYYKYQQEGADDLHLDAYANLPL